The following coding sequences are from one Ornithodoros turicata isolate Travis chromosome 1, ASM3712646v1, whole genome shotgun sequence window:
- the LOC135385889 gene encoding uncharacterized protein K02A2.6-like: MATQPSLSGDDNSRRFRSPGIFDPAKEDWNMYQVRFEAALRVARVTEEEDKTNLLITSLTPEVFKHLYNLVQPRDILSVAYSELTRKLAEHYTPKKFKEFERWKLFSTRQNESESVKDFLERLSAIIPHCEYEAETDVRACSLLTAFIVGLHDPRIRARLVLEKGLTLEAATNMADKTLTAEAESRQLHAEQTVHKLEKRSDHARCFRCGNINHDSDTCRFRDEDCHNCGKTGHIAKMCRANRPSKGKKSYRNVEYVSDVFFAGTGEDKFVTCQIGSHDVLLQVDTGSQATLLNTSTYVRLGKPKLKQPRFRLRSFSKDDIPLRGQTEVEVSYGGRKRKLEVFFTNMEHTNLLGRDWIRHLGLDLNELFVGSVVRPGSSLEKVLSKFPDLFQSRLGRCTKAKVHLHFKEAAQPKFFKPRPIPFATRQAVEADIERQVKNGVLTPVDVSEWATPIVVVPKPNGAVRVCGDFSVTVNPQLAVSQYPLPRPEELLAVLNGGQRFSKLDLSEAYLQMELDDEAQKVLVINTHKGLFRFTRMPFGIASAPAVFQRIMEQVTAGIPSVACYLDDIIVTGKSDDEHLDNLQQVFSRLREFGFTLKREKCAFFRAEVEYLGHVVNAQGFRPSPKKVSAVLNMPAPTNVSELRSFLGMVQHYGKYLKSLADVVAPLNDLLKKAVPWEWSSGCVEAFEKVKMMLVSVDALTHFDPAKPIFLAADASSRGLGAVIYHKVDGKDMAMAHASKTLTAPEKNYSQIEREALAIIFGVRKFHQYLWGRRFVLYTDHKPLTTIFGPKKGIPATTASRLQRWALILMNYIFDIQYTPTAKFGNADGLSRLPEGPDGDFDREMERGIFDVFLTEVNVVLDHQVSTLPISVEDIAVATSQDPDLARVAAFVSGGWPTHVDPCLEAFFERRTELTIYKGCLLWGIRTVIPPKFRSPLLSLLHEGHIGQTKMKMLARSYLWWPGLDRDIEREVRSCEPCASVAAHEVPVPLHQWEPADKPWVRLHADFAELNGKHYLIVIDAYSKWPEIEQLTSTAAEKTAIAFSDMFTRNGLPEVLVTDNGPPFTSKEFKNFLQANEIRHVLTPPYHPQSNGLAENFVRTFKTALRRAALEGTKDSVRSFLFKYRITPHATTGRSPCTMLNGRQFRHFLDFIRPGQPDISGTVRMSRERQKRNYDKCSRDRSFGINQKVWMLDPGKKSHWKVGVVLSKQGSAIYVVEDEQQRRHRVHKDHLKCRHSVDSWPDQASVPEVFRKDEVPLPPPCRRDPRPEEGNQNDFHEPHGNNDAIAPGHHEPGQVMGSGDAATRRYPSRLRRGPQRYGYS, encoded by the coding sequence ATGGCGACTCAACCCAGTTTGTCGGGCGACGACAACTCTCGCAGATTCCGCAGTCCAGGAATATTTGACCCGGCCAAGGAAGATTGGAACATGTATCAAGTAAGGTTTGAGGCTGCACTTCGGGTGGCTAGAGTCACCGAAGAGGAAGACAAAACCAATTTGCTCATAACGTCGCTCACCCCTGAAGTATTCAAACATTTATACAACCTTGTTCAGCCACGGGACATTCTGTCCGTTGCATATTCTGAACTCACAAGGAAGCTTGCCGAGCATTACACCCCAAAGAAGTTTAAAGAATTTGAGAGGTGGAAACTTTTTTCAACCCGTCAAAACGAGTCGGAGTCTGTCAAAGACTTTTTGGAACGCCTTTCCGCCATCATCCCTCATTGTGAATATGAAGCAGAAACCGATGTGAGAGCATGTTCTTTATTAACTGCCTTCATTGTGGGACTTCATGATCCACGAATTCGCGCCCGTTTAGTCCTAGAGAAGGGTCTCACGCTTGAAGCTGCTACCAACATGGCTGACAAAACGTTGACCGCAGAAGCCGAGTCTCGCCAACTTCATGCCGAGCAGACCGTGCATAAGTTAGAAAAAAGAAGCGATCATGCAAGATGTTTTCGCTGCGGCAATATTAATCATGACTCGGACACATGTCGATTCAGAGATGAAGACTGCCATAACTGCGGCAAAACTGGCCATATCGCTAAGATGTGCCGTGCCAATCGTCCTTCGAAAGGGAAGAAGAGCTATCGGAACGTGGAGTATGTTTCGGATGTTTTCTTCGCGGGTACCGGTGAAGACAAGTTTGTGACTTGCCAGATAGGGTCGCACGATGTGCTGCTACAAGTGGACACCGGATCGCAGGCCACTCTTCTCAATACTTCTACctatgttaggttaggtaaaCCCAAGCTGAAACAACCACGGTTCCGTCTTCGGTCTTTCAGCAAAGACGATATACCCCTTCGTGGCCAGACGGAAGTGGAAGTATCTTATGGTGGACGGAAGAGGAAGTTAGAAGTGTTCTTTACTAACATGGAGCACACTAACCTACTGGGTAGAGATTGGATTCGTCACCTGGGACTGGATCTTAATGAGTTGTTCGTCGGAAGTGTTGTCAGGCCTGGAAGTTCACTCGAAAAGGTCTTGTCCAAGTTTCCCGACCTGTTCCAATCCCGTCTGGGGAGGTGCACAAAGGCGAAGGTGCATCTACATTTCAAGGAGGCTGCTCAACCAAAGTTTTTTAAACCGCGTCCGATTCCATTTGCTACGAGGCAAGCAGTCGAAGCAGACATCGAGAGACAAGTTAAGAACGGAGTGCTAACGccggtcgacgtttcggagtGGGCTACCCCCATCGTCGTCGTTCCTAAGCCGAATGGGGCTGTTCGGGTTTGCGGGGATTTCAGTGTGACGGTGAACCCGCAGTTGGCTGTATCGCAGTACCCACTCCCTAGGCCTGAAGAGCTGTTAGCCGTACTGAATGGCGGACAGCGGTTTTCCAAGTTAGACTTGTCGGAAGCTTATCTCCAGATGGAGCTCGACGACGAAGCACAGAAGGTCCTTGTCATCAATACGCACAAAGGACTCTTCCGATTTACGCGAATGCCCTTTGGAATCGCCTCAGCACCGGCAGTTTTTCAACGAATCATGGAGCAGGTCACCGCAGGCATACCGTCGGTTGCCTGCTATTTAGATGACATCATCGTCACAGGCAAATCCGATGATGAGCATTTGGACAATCTCCAGCAGGTCTTTAGCCGACTACGCGAGTTTGGGTTTACACTGAAGCGCGAGAAATGTGCTTTTTTTCGGGCCGAAGTGGAGTACTTGGGGCATGTAGTCAACGCACAGGGTTTCCGGCCATCGCCCAAGAAGGTGTCCGCAGTGCTCAATATGCCAGCACCCACGAACGTCTCCGAGCTGCGGTCATTCCTTGGTATGGTACAACATTACGGAAAATACCTAAAATCGCTTGCTGATGTCGTTGCGCCCCTCAATGACCTCCTGAAGAAAGCCGTACCGTGGGAATGGTCTTCGGGTTGTGTGGAGGCTTTTGAAAAGGTCAAGATGATGCTGGTATCTGTGGACGCGCTTACGCATTTCGATCCTGCAAAACCCATTTTCTTAGCCGCAGATGCATCTTCTAGAGGTCTTGGAGCTGTTATCTATCACAAGGTCGATGGCAAAGACATGGCAATGGCACACGCTTCGAAGACATTGACTGCCCCGGAGAAGAACTACTCACAGATAGAGAGGGAGGCCTTAGCCATCATTTTTGGCGTCAGGAAGTTTCATCAGTATCTCTGGGGCCGGAGGTTTGTTCTGTACACGGACCATAAGCCCCTGACCACGATCTTTGGTCCCAAGAAAGGAATTCCTGCGACAACCGCCAGTCGCTTGCAACGATGGGCTTTGATCTTAATGAACTACATCTTTGACATTCAATATACGCCAACTGCGAAATTTGGAAACGCCGACGGCCTCTCTCGTCTGCCTGAGGGTCCAGATGGAGACTTTGACCGAGAGATGGAACGGGGCATCTTCGACGTCTTCCTGACAGAGGTAAACGTAGTGTTGGACCATCAGGTCTCTACCTTACCCATTTCCGTCGAGGATATTGCTGTGGCCACGTCACAGGACCCGGACCTGGCCAGGGTGGCTGCATTCGTTTCCGGTGGTTGGCCGACGCACGTCGATCCCTGTTTGGAAGCGTTCTTTGAACGCCGCACGGAGCTAACGATCTACAAAGGATGTCTGCTCTGGGGGATACGAACGGTGATACCACCCAAATTCCGAAGTCCTCTGCTAAGTCTCCTTCATGAGGGCCATATTGGACAAACAAAGATGAAGATGTTAGCTCGGTCCTATTTGTGGTGGCCGGGCCTCGACAGAGATATCGAAAGGGAAGTGAGAAGTTGTGAGCCATGCGCCTCTGTTGCTGCCCACGAGGTACCGGTGCCACTTCACCAATGGGAGCCCGCAGATAAGCCTTGGGTACGTCTGCATGCCGATTTCGCTGAGCTGAATGGGAAGCACTACCTCATAGTAATAGACGCCTACAGCAAATGGCCGGAAATAGAACAACTGACAAGCACAGCTGCTGAGAAGACTGCTATTGCTTTTTCCGACATGTTCACACGAAATGGCTTGCCAGAGGTTCTGGTCACCGACAATGGTCCACCGTTCACCAGCAAGGAGTTTAAGAACTTCCTTCAGGCAAACGAGATACGTCACGTTCTGACGCCGCCATACCATCCGCAATCGAATGGTCTCGCGGAGAACTTTGTGCGTACCTTCAAAACAGCCCTTCGCCGCGCAGCGCTGGAAGGGACGAAGGACAGTGTTCGTAGTTTCCTGTTCAAGTACAGGATAACCCCGCATGCCACAACAGGGCGCTCTCCCTGTACAATGTTAAATGGACGTCAGTTTCGACACTTCCTAGATTTTATTCGTCCTGGTCAGCCCGATATCTCCGGTACAGTGCGCATGTCGCGCGAACGTCAGAAACGCAACTATGACAAGTGCAGCCGAGACAGGAGCTTTGGGATAAACCAAAAGGTCTGGATGTTGGACCCTGGCAAGAAATCCCACTGGAAAGTTGGTGTCGTTCTCTCCAAACAAGGGTCGGCAATTTAcgtcgtcgaagatgagcaGCAGAGGCGACACCGCGTACACAAGGACCACCTCAAGTGCCGCCACTCCGTTGATTCCTGGCCTGACCAAGCTTCAGTTCCAGAGGTATTCCGAAAAGACGAggttcctcttccccctccttGCCGCCGAGATCCTCGTCCAGAAGAGGGGAACCAGAACGACTTCCACGAACCCCATGGTAACAATGACGCTATTGCTCCTGGTCATCACGAGCCTGGACAGGTCATGGGCTCAGGAGATGCTGCCACCAGGCGCTATCCTTCGCGTCTCCGGAGAGGCCCCCAACGTTATGGCTACAGCTAA